The following are encoded together in the Ranitomeya imitator isolate aRanImi1 unplaced genomic scaffold, aRanImi1.pri SCAFFOLD_451, whole genome shotgun sequence genome:
- the LOC138656233 gene encoding oocyte zinc finger protein XlCOF8.4-like isoform X1 — protein MDREKKKMEERIINLTLEIIFHLTGEDYIVVKISSDRCQAPVSEGRGGTLSPILEPPPHSQIHEEINDQKILELANKMIELLTGEVTLLGMLGHYTGQHWRILGDDGIIVCQVPIRCQDVTVYFSMEEWEYLEGPKDRYQEVMMEEHRPRTSPDIPWTSRHWYSLFCDGSTFTFPGEDLHLTLTLVLAWSIMAIFIRELGWVHIALWAPVIRTTLHRGINTV, from the exons ATGGATAGAGAGAAGAAGAAGATGGAGGAGAGGATAATAAacctcaccctggagataatcttccatcttactggagag gattacatagtagtgaagatctctagtgatcgctgtcaggcccctgtgtctgaaggaCGGGGAGGAACCCTGAGCCCAATCCTGGAGCCTCCACCTCACTCCCAGATACATGAGgagatcaatgaccagaagatcctagaactcgccaacaagatgattgagctgctgactggagaggtgacgctgctgggaatgctgggacattatacaggacagcactggaggattctgggtgatgacggtatcattgtgtgtcaggttcctataaggtgtcaggacgtcaccgtctatttctccatggaggaatgggagtatctagaaggacccaaggatcggtaccaggaggtgatgatggaggagcaccggccccgcacatcaccag ataTACCCTGGACCAGTAGACATTGGTATTCGTTGTTCTGTGATGGAAGCACATTCACTTTCCCTGGAGAGGATTTACATCTTACTCTCACCTTGGTGCTTGCTTGGAGTATTATGGCTATTTTCATCagagaattaggctgggttcacattgcgttatgggcgCCCGTtatacggactacgttacaccgcggcataaacacggtgtaa
- the LOC138656233 gene encoding gastrula zinc finger protein XlCGF66.1-like isoform X2, whose product MDREKKKMEERIINLTLEIIFHLTGEDYIVVKISSDRCQAPVSEGRGGTLSPILEPPPHSQIHEEINDQKILELANKMIELLTGEVPIRCQDVTVYFSMEEWEYLEGPKDRYQEVMMEEHRPRTSPDIPWTSRHWYSLFCDGSTFTFPGEDLHLTLTLVLAWSIMAIFIRELGWVHIALWAPVIRTTLHRGINTV is encoded by the exons ATGGATAGAGAGAAGAAGAAGATGGAGGAGAGGATAATAAacctcaccctggagataatcttccatcttactggagag gattacatagtagtgaagatctctagtgatcgctgtcaggcccctgtgtctgaaggaCGGGGAGGAACCCTGAGCCCAATCCTGGAGCCTCCACCTCACTCCCAGATACATGAGgagatcaatgaccagaagatcctagaactcgccaacaagatgattgagctgctgactggagag gttcctataaggtgtcaggacgtcaccgtctatttctccatggaggaatgggagtatctagaaggacccaaggatcggtaccaggaggtgatgatggaggagcaccggccccgcacatcaccag ataTACCCTGGACCAGTAGACATTGGTATTCGTTGTTCTGTGATGGAAGCACATTCACTTTCCCTGGAGAGGATTTACATCTTACTCTCACCTTGGTGCTTGCTTGGAGTATTATGGCTATTTTCATCagagaattaggctgggttcacattgcgttatgggcgCCCGTtatacggactacgttacaccgcggcataaacacggtgtaa